In Dermacentor variabilis isolate Ectoservices chromosome 10, ASM5094787v1, whole genome shotgun sequence, the genomic window agtgcattttcctagCCCCCATTGTTGAgcacttgggacatgtcatttcccaggcaggccTAGCCCTGGCttcccgcaaagttgatgctgtgctcaagacacctaagccccagaacaagaaggagcttcaaactacctcggcctcatcaacttctacaggagttttctgtcgaacctgtcggagcatctacagccgctccatcttctgcttcgagatggtcagcaatgggtctggaagaaggagcaggaccgggccttcaAGCGCAGCAAgcagctaatcaccaaggctccagtgctggtgcacttcgatcatgctaagcctgtcgtccttaccgtagatgcgttgccgtacggtgtgggagccgtcctggcacactGGGACAAAgctggccaggaacgccctgtgtcgttcCTGGCTTCTcaacggcttcatgctgcagagcaacgttacagccagctggacaaggaaggtttgcccctcatgttcggtgtcgaacgcttccaccagtatttgtggggccggaagttcgaggcggtcacggaccacaagccgctgttggagctgttggggcctgacaaggcagttccggtgcaggcatcacctcgagtggtatgctgggccttgaggctggcagcttgcagttaccagctggtttaccgcccgggaaaggacctggtacctgctgatgccctgagctgCCTGCTCCTGCCAGAGGTgtctgatgctgttccagaacctgctgaagtgttcttgctggaacacgcgtacccggaggtgctcttcagatctgcggtatctcaagcgaccagccgggacccagtcctgtctcaggtagtcaaggcggtgtcccgtggagaGCAGTTGgtgcagcaggcctatagccacaaggcggctgagctgagcttgcagcagggctgcctagtGTGGGGTTTTAGGGTGGTGATCCCAAAAAGTCTTCGGTCAAGGGTTCTGGAGTTGCTGCACGAGAGTCATCCTGGcgtagaaaagaccaagatggtggcccggtcccatgtttggtaacctggcctggaccaggacatcgctcacttggtgcagggctgccaaatctgccaggagcatcagcgagcctcgcgtcatgtggaaatcgccccctggccgttcccacagagaccttggtcccgcctacatgtggattttgagGGACCCtgcaagggccattacttcctggtggtggtggatgccttttcaaggtgggtggaggttctaccccATCAGCAGGTGCGACCATTGCAGTGCTACGACAGGTCTTTgctgcccaggggttgccggatgtcatcatgtccgacaatggtcctgctttcgccagcacctGGCCTGGCTGgcgaagaacggaatccgccggatgatggttccgccgtagcaccctgcttcaaatggtgcagccgtgcgggtggtgcaaaccatcaaggacaagctcaagaagagccagactggggatttccaggcgcagattgcccggatactattTCAGTACTGGACCACGGCCCACGCTGTCGCTAGCTGTACCcattgtgagctcctgctgggtcggatagTCAAGACActcttggacgtcttgcatccagACCTCCAatccacagtgctcttgaagcagctgaagcagaagctggctgctgaccaagggtgccatCCCGGGCCCCTGCCAAagttgggagctccagtttttgCTAGGAACTTCCGttctggcccaccctggtctgccggacaggtggtggcTCCTGCCAGCGCTTCATCGCTGCTTGTGGCACAGACACGctgaccatgtcaggcctcgcctcgggacctggccagcaccctcgactgccacatctgagttccagcccgcaggaggactagcggcagcaccagatGCTTCCAGTGGAacaccacccacctcggaggcggcaaccattgccagtggtgcggcacccatTGGACCGGTGTTGAGctcggcaccactcacaaggccgaccactacggaccctccggatggagcgaggctggctcaagcagcacccggcgttgccacacccgacctgtcaacaccggtgcccaggcggagtactcgacggcggaggccaccggaccgttactcgcctggatagcaggcaccgtcgacccagctagggtggaggcagagcctcgtattttgaacatggacgtttgtttttttcatttaacaaactgggggtaagggggtgtggCAAGCATGCGAcaccccctcaggcataatgtttgTTTGCCGCCAGGCTCGTtggcctgccaagctcggcacgcaacattggtcaccgcactgcaataaacaccaacaagcacagctgctcggtggtcagtcatcgttcagcaccaccacgctgcggagcatcCATCTAACGGAGGGtacctcgagccctcccttgttcacaaacccgggtggatcgtgacagatAGAATCTGCATAGATCCGTATGGACCCCTTCCTTCCACCCCAGCGGGCAATTGGTGGATTATTGTGGCCGTCAACCACCTCActcgatatgccgagactgcACCTCTTCCAGCATCTTTAGCTCGTCATGTTGCCTTGTTCATCTTGCGGAGCTTCGTTCTTCGCCACGACGCGCCACACAAGCTGCTTAGCGACCGAGGCCAGGTATTCCTTTTGCAAGTTGTCCAAGAGCTTCTAAGTGAGAGCAATACTATTCATCACACCCCTACAAGCTATCATTCAGTCTAATGGCTTGACGGCGTGCTTTAATCAAACACTCGGTTATATGCACTCTATGTATATAGACTCTAATCATTCTAATTGTGATTTGCTGCTTCCTTTCGTGACATATGCCTGTAACACAGCCACACAAGCCACCACTgaatttttccctttctttctacCATACGAACATGAGCTCTCTTCCACACTGGATACTATGCTTCTATACTGCCCGATGCATCATGGTACCACCTCGCCTCAGAACCCACCCAATGTGCCGAAGAGTGCTGCCGACTAGCATGCTCATTTACATCCTTACACAAGGTCTACAAAAAGAACGCTTTGACCTGGCTAAACCTGCCCCTACCTTCTCTGTTGGCTCATTTGTGTCCATTCCATGCCCGACCCCTGGTTTCTCCCACGAGCTTGAAGCGAAATTTCACGGTCCCTACCACACTACTCAATGCACATTGCCGATGAACTGATTGAGCCTATGACACTTACCACCAACAGACGCTGCCGTGGTCATGAAACAGTCCACGTGAACCACTTAAAGCTTTACTACAGCCCTCTCGTGCTCACATCACCTTGAGTCGCCACGATGGCTCCTCTCCGCCGCCGGGGCCAATGTAGTACAGAAGAGAGTCGGGAACTATAGAGAGGAGATAACACTGTGTTAAAATTAAATCCAAAGCCAATTACCGACCGTAACTCTTCTTTGGCAGTGGGAGCAGCACATCAGGCTGCATGAGTCTGACTTGTCATTAGCGATATTGGTACAACCTCCCATGACGAGTACCGCTTGGGATTGGGGGTCAGAGGGTTAATGCGGCTTTGTGTTTCCATATCCTGTGTCTGTCGTCTGCATGGAGAAACTTGCATtccgtttatttttcagaaatagcataaaccTACCATACCATATTTTGTATTTACATTTTTCCAGTTTGTCCATAACTGTCGCTATGTGCTCTAGTGCTTCTGTTGCATTCAAGTAAATGTGGCTGATAAGACGCTTTGCTATGTGGCATGTTGTCTTCCTTTGATGCGTTCATGCATTTGTGAGCGTCACCCTGTGAGCGGCCAAGAGTGAAGAGTAGTAAGCTTGATATTAACTCGTTTCATCACTGCATTGGTGGCCTAAGAGGTAGAGCACCAGGTTATTTCATTGTACGACACTAGTTCAAATTATGCCAccataaactttttttttatctgttgtTCAAGAGACCCCAAACTAGGCATGCCTTCTGACGTCACCTTTCGGCTCTCTTGCACCCCTCTTGTAGATTCTGAACACTCTCAACCACCCCCCAACGTGGCACACAAGACAGCAGTAGCGGGAAAATCgaaggaagaggaaaagaaacCTTCACTTTAAAAGAagttgcatgtaaaagcacaacTGATGAACAGGAAGACATGATATTCACATTAGTTTTAGTAATTTACAAAACAGTGCACATGGTAAATTAGGTGATCTAATCACATGTTCAGCAAGTCAACTGCTTCTTAATGTCACAGTGATAGATGCATGCTTACCCCAAATGCCTTGCACACACTGTCCCGCTTGTCTTGCCTGGGCAGGATGTCCAGCACCTTTATCGGAGGTGGCAAGGCAGATGCACTGTGGAAGCAAACTACAGCTGCTTACATACACCTTCATTATTTTCAATGCAGACGTGCCGTTTACATAAACTGTTCTCCTGCTGTGCTAAGAGCTGACAAGCAGCTCTAATTAGCTTACACTATTGGTTGTTGAACAAATACTATTTGGCACACTACTATTTTGCAAACTATTGCACACTCGTTATGAATAAACAATCCCAAGTAGAAGAGCGATGAATTGTGCTAGTTGGTATGCATTCATTTTCCTTGTGCTATGTATTGGAAGACACTAAACAGAGCTTGTAAAGAGGACATGAAGCGCTCCTCTGTGTCACTTCGTGTCCTCTTTATAACCAGTGTTAATTTCGTCCCCGTTAGTGTCTTCCAGTACATAGTGCAAGGAAAATGAATCCCAAGTAGGTTGATCGTGAGCCCCAGTGGCACACACTTACGTCTCGTCTGTTGGCATCTCTTCATAGAGCTCTTCCAAGGTCTGCAACAGACAAGAAGACTGCGTTTATCAAATCAGCCTCAAGGTCACAGCACTTAACATTTTGCACCAGTACCAGCTGTGCAACCATCTTTAGAATGATAGCTTCTAATTGTGCCAAATCTTGGCATAAGAGCTGGTCTCACAATGTGCCCAACATGGGTGACATCAAAGGTGTAACCTGATCCATTGTTGGTAAATGGTAACATACCACACTCACAAGTAGCCATTATTGAGGTGAGGCAAGAGGCCCTTAGAAATAATTCACTCTGTCCATTAAATGCAGAGGGAAAACAGACCCTTCATCAGATGCTGTGCTTGCTGTTAAGACAAGAGTTTTGTTACATAAGTGCTACCACATAGGCTACCACCAACAGTCACTTTCAGTCACTTTTAGTAAAAGTGCAGCTCTGTTAAAGAGCACTTAGCTTGTTGAATAATGATTTGTCCAGTCATTACTCTCAATACTGGGAATGCCCAGGATGCTTCTTAAGTTTAATATATTTTAGGCAGAGCATGTTTTTGGTAACGTAGTCACATAACAGGATAAGATAAAACTTGCAGCTTTTACAGCTTCCCTTTGGTTGAACCTCTTTCTCCTTTCATGTCTGATGGCACAAAAAACTGGTAACATTGAATGACTGATTTATTAATACATGTTGCAGTGGTGGACCTAATGTGAACACAAAGCTTCGGTTCTTGTGCACTGCTGGTATTAGAACGCAGTCATAGCGAATCGAACCTGCGAGCTCATGCTCAGCAACTAAATGCCACAGCCACAATGGTTGGTCTAAGGCAAAGTGTTTCAGCTTCATATCATTGCAAAGAAAACATCTATCAGGACTACAAACTGTCAAGCATGCACAAACATGAGGACAAATGCAACAAATAAATGGCAATGGCAACTGTATGTTGATGTTTCATCTTTGCTTGAAGTTTTTGAGAAGTATTTTGACAGAACAAATGTCCTCATTATTTTCCAAAGCATTAATGACAATAGGCAGTTGATGGTGCATGACTGGAGTTTAGAAAACTTTGtagcgtccccctttcccttttctcagtaatatatatatatatatattgagagagagagagagagctttcttCACTACCCCTGACATCCATGCCTCTGGAGCCCTTTAGGTCCCGCTTTCCTTTCGAATTCTGGAAAGTACCATCAAACAGCACTGCACTCACATCTTGGTAGAGCTCATCGTCTGGTGGTCGAGGTGGTGCAGGAGGAGTGCGTGCTGGTGGCAGTGAGGGTGGTGTCTCATCCATTTCAGTGTCTGCATACAGCTCCTCATCAGCTGCCATGTTGCCCAACTCTTCATCCTCTGTGTATTCAGGGCTGCAGAGACCGGCTTTCTGAGGCGCATTCTTTGATAAATGAGCAGCAACACTGGGCTCACTAGTAGGTGTTCACAGGTATATGAAGAGGCATGCCTACACAGTGCCTATTAATGCAAATACATTTATCTGCTTTCATATTTATTTTACCGATCTCAATGTGGTCCCACTTTTTATAACCTAATATATGACAGTAACACGTCAGAAGTGTTCAGAATAATTCATTTTCCTCTATACCATGTTAAAATAGACTTCAGATACACGAAACATTTGGCTGTACAATAGTCACAAGTTCTGCGTGAAATTTGCTGTAAACAAGGCCCATATACTATGCACCATGCGCAGCCGTAACAAGGTGTTTTGGTAATATGTGTAAAGAGCCATTGTTTCTAATCACCTCCACaatagcaaaagaaagaaatcatcatACTGTAAAAATAAAATTAGTGTGTTTGCCTCACTAACAGCATTCAAAAAAAGTGGCATGATGCATCAATGAGACAGCTCTGTCTTTGCATGTCCTTGCTAGTCCTTGCTAGGATTAGTGATTCTGTCCTTTGTGCAAGATTCCACTTTGTGTGCATCCTTCAGAAACCATATTTCATAGCACAGAGGTGAAAAAAAGCCCTCAATTCGAAGAAAACTGTACAAAAAATTCACAGCCTCTCTTATGTTATCTCTAAGACAACTTGAAGACGAAAGCCCAAGTGCCGATGCATTAAAGACTGACAGATGATGTAGACATCCCCCTGAATTCCCTTAGTCTAATTTGCTTAGTTATCCCTCCTAATTTGCTTACTCATCCTCTTAAATTGCCtagtcatccctcttaattcCAAAGGTCAAGGATTCGTCTCACACCCAAGGCCGTGAGATTGAGTGACAATTAACTCAATCTTAATTAAATGTGTCTTAATTATCTTCACCTTGAGTAACACTAAAGATTGTTCGTATCAGTGCATTCATTACCTCTCTTAATTACATGTGccttaacttcaccttaattaccACCGAAGGTGGTGGGTTCCAGTGCCtaaattaactctatcttaattaactttgctttcagtaacaccaaaggttgttggctcgactcccaccaaagattgAGGGTTTGTAGCCTTTTTGTACCTTTCATGCTGTCAATGCGTTTTTGCTCAAGGTAGACTGACTAATGAGACaaataaggctttcgccttaataaagcaTTTACCCACCATGGTGCTTAGTGGTTTTAGTGTTTCACTCCTAAGCAATGTGCCGCGGTAGCAAATCCCGGCTGCTGCCgccacatttcgatggtggcTAAATGCAAGCACACCTGTATACTGTGCATTCGGTGCACATTCAAGAACCACTGGCggtcaagattaatccggagtcccctaatATGGCGTGCCTAAagatcagattgtggttttggtatgGCATCATCGTCACCATATCCCACCAAATCGTGATCACATGGCCTAGATCCAGTGCTCTCCAGCATGCTTCAGTGGTATCGACTGTGTTAAGGCATGTTGTTTAGCTGCATCATACTTTCTGAGGCATTTTAAAAGGGCATGGCTGCAAGAAGTGTGTGTAAATGCATTTTGAAGGCATAACATGTAGCACTCGAGACTGTTGTCAAGAGCCTTAAGGTGATGGGAACCTCAAACAGTAATGGACAGCATGCCTCAAACAGTAATGGACAGCATGGAGGAAGACCAGCTTTAGGAGAATGCCACTGACTTAAACTGTCCAGCAACAATGGCAGTGGAAGCGGTGACTGAATAAGTGCATGTTCATGGGTTGCGTTATATTGCATTGCAGTCTGAGCGCAGTTTGAGGCCTCAGTGCGTAGCCATAAGCTGTCTCGTGTAAGGCCCCATAAAAGATAATTAAAAAGTGTGGGATTTACATGAACAAATATGGTATTACACTGTGCAACAGCATAATGTTGCAATACAAATCATGCCGCACAGTGCATTGATGTAATTAAATGCCTTTTTGGCACAAGCTTCACATACACCTGTGTGGTGTCACAGTCCAGCTGCCAAAGCTCCCATATCCTCTCCCAGGCAATTTCCAACATGCAGTCATTTATGCTGCACAATATTATCATCCGTTGTTATTAGACCACCACAGATGTGTAACACTGATAGAATCTTTTAAAGGTGGACCACCACCAAGATGGGATAGATCTTGGGGGAAGCCCTTCTCCTAGTCCAGCCATTCAGCCTTGCCCTGCAGCTCAAAAATGACAAATCATTGCAACCACAAATTTTAATTTTCATGCATTTTACATTGTTGGCAAAGCATTAAGAGCTAAAGTTCGCTTAAACCTACGATCACCCATTGCAAGCAGCCTTTTTTGGTTACTAAGATTGAGATATCAACAACCTCTAACATTAGCACACGAGGAAATGTAACATAACAGCATTTTGAAGATTTTGTCATTCAATGATTTCCCACGCTGCATTTATGCAAGAACAATGTTACGATGGCTGACATGGTGAGCTGTTGTTCTCATATTTATTGAAGGCAAAACTGCCAGCAGAGTAGCAGCTGCCCGACGtgtcacaaaaagaaaatgctgctCCCTCTCAACTCCTGCCTTAGCATGATAGATATTCACGTTTTCTGTCAATGCTTTTTCAAAACAATGCACCGTGGATGCCCGAGTGAATTCCAATTGCTTGGACGTTTTGGTAGCCAAATGTTTCCACAATTCTTCGGTTTGGTGATGCCATCTCTCTACAGCCCTACTGACACCTTATGTAGGGAGTGAAGAGGATGGCGTATTCAGAAATGTGCCCCATGCAGCACCTCAAGTGTAGAGGAGAATGCAAGTAGTGCTGTGACTGGTGCAAGCAAGCATAAAGATAGCATAGAGCAAGCATAGATCAGCGCCATCACTAATGCAATTGAGCAAGTGACGAGAATGATGTGTGTACAGTGCAATGAAGTGCCGCAATGATGTAGTTGCCAAAATGCGCCTGCCCAACTCCTCCTAAAAGCTCCTTGACTTACTTTTCCTCTATGCCTCTCCGAGCTGTTTTCTATGATAAGACACAATGTTGGGAGCACTCGAACGAACCATATAATGCTATTGCAATTAAATTACATGGTGCCATACAAAGAGAGACAAGAACCACAAGCACTTATTTAGTAGACACTGTTTGCCTGTCTATGCACCACACGCTGCCTCTTCGATCAACCCAGCTTCAAGTCACTTGTTTCTTTGCTGCAATCACCAGACGTGGAGGAGACATTACGGTAAATATACAGCCATGACTGACTATAGTTAACAAGTATGCGCAGTACCTCAGTTGGGTTTAAGATTTGTTGCAGCAACTCCTTTGAAGATATGTGCCATTGTGCACACGCTTTCAAAGCCACCACTGGTAAGCATCTTGAAAGCACGCCAATGCAATTCACAGTAGAGTCCTTCAGCCACAGTAGGAAAGTATTCACCAGAAGCACCTTCCCACCAGACCTGTAGCCAGGCTAAGGGTGTCAGTTAACACTATTTGGCCATAATGAACTGTGACCTTTCTGCTATTTCTTGCTTTTTGGTAGCTGCATGCACTCACATGGGAGATGTTGGCTGCCTGGGCTCTGAGCATGTATCGTCCGCTGGTGTAGTGGGCAGTGATGGCAGTAGCCGTGGTGGTTTGGGCACCAAGGGACGGGGCGGTGGGGCTCGCGATGGGGGCACAGGGGGAGTGCTTCGTTTGGCCACTGTACACAAGGGATTCACACCATTCACATAGGGTAACTGAGTACATTGCATAACCAGCAAAGCAAGGCTCAGTAACAACAGAAGAGGATATAAAAGCATCTATATTTCAGTGTCAGGCAAAGAGAAAGATCCTTTCTTTACAAATATAGCCCTTCCAGGCACAAAACAAGGCACCAAACCTAGCTCTCTGCAGATTGATCAATTCTTGAACAACTTGAGCATAAGGCACTATTGTGGCTGCATCTCAACCTCTTCAAATAACATTTGCTGCCCTTGTCAAATTTGACAGTCTGGGTCATTTTTCAAGCATTTATCTCGCACAACTATTCCAACAAGAAAAGAGTAGTGCCGTAACTCTTGCAAACCAAACTTGAGGACATAGCATAGTGAAGATACAGGAATAGAGATTTCTCATTAGACGAATTCTACACAGACTGGCCTTCACTGACACTCACATGAAGGTCTGTCTGGCTGGGCTGCAATGGGTGCAACATTGTGTAGACTAGAGTAGGTCAGCAGGCACATTCCAGAGGGCCTGGCTGGCTTTGGAGGACAAGCAGTAGCTGCCACAGGCAGCTCACGCCGCTGCCACCCAGGCGCCACAGGATGGCGCACCAGCTGTGGTGGCACATACAGTGGTGGCTCAGGAAGCTTGGGTTTCACCTTGGGTGAAGAACCCTCAGGAGACTTTGGAGGGCGCGGCAGTGCTTCCTCACTCCACTGTCGTGATGGTACAACACTCCCTTGGCAACCAGCTTCTAGCGGCTTCGATGATAAGGAAATGGGTGTCACATAGTCCTCTTCTTCAGACAGAGATGAAGCGTCACAGCACAGCTTCTCAGAGGCAGGGCTCCTGTCCCCCGCAACCATATGCAATGCTTGGGGCAAGGGGAAGTCCTCACAGCTTAATCTACTGGATGAGACTTCTGCTGTAACAACCTCTGGTGACGGAGGCAGCAGCTCCGTTTGCTGCACTATGGCCACTCTGCCATGCTCAAAGGAGGCTCTCCTGGTGGACACCCCACCCACCCGAGGCAGGCTTCCTGACAAGCTACTCTGGCCAGCAGGGCTGGAGGGCTCAGCAGATGACTCCTTGGCAGGGCCAAGAGACAACTTCCGGTTGTTAGATGGCTTTGGTGTGAGGCTGGGACGAGGTATCCGCACCTCAGTTGGGCCTTCTCGCTTCTTGAGACTGGCAACATGCGGCATACATCTGGCATCCTTGTCACTGAACAGCTCACGGAGGGTCTTGACGTTGGACCTTGGAGTAGCCAAGGCTTTGCCCCCTTGCTCATCCTGAAATGCAAAGTAAAGAAAGACAGGAGAAACACTGCAAACAAAAGTGCTATCTGTGGTGAAGTAATTACACAGTCAAATGCTTCAGGAAATTTAGACCAAACAAATCCGTGTTGGTTCTACAAGTTGACACAAAAGCCCACGTAAAGGCTCACCAAGTACCTTACACAGCCTCCTTTTACACATGTTGGCAGGTTTACCCCTTACAAAATAGCTTTTAGGCTTGCAGACTGACCAGGATGATGGAattcaaaaatattgttacggaaggatgaaagaagagagaagaagaagaagatcggagacgctggctgctgagtgttgttggtggtcagccatcttagctgttctgactcatcctgtatatatattgtaaatatagtttttataaactcacaacatccccgtaacatattggtgagaggtgggGGGTACCACGGGGGGAGCTCCGTAGTGGACGTTGCATCACCacccgcaccatgaatgacggtgagcacgcgggatcaacgtcgttgccacttccaacgtcaccgtcgccagctacgtcgctgtctccttcggttgtcgttgtgcaacccaagaatcctggaactttctgcgggactgatggcgccAACGTTGAAGAGtaggtggccatgtacgaacgtgtgagtggaatcaacagatgggacgcTATGCTTATGCTACCTAatctgttgttctacctaagaggcacgacaaaggtgtggtacgaaaaccacgaagaggagctaaccagctgggaccaatgcaaagagaaattgacggagttgtttggcaaaccagctggccgtaaaattgccgcaaagcacgaACTGGCCTCCCATGCCCAATCCCCCATGGAGTCCTATGTCTTGTagatccaggacgtgctggcactttgttgtaaagccg contains:
- the LOC142559751 gene encoding uncharacterized protein LOC142559751 isoform X5, yielding MLSRYVCGMRASSIDFATSNRCGYTFWDKTLVAQTLIFRLRASILRARSANAKKKRLIAPYCLPSEGRQAIGEDEQGGKALATPRSNVKTLRELFSDKDARCMPHVASLKKREGPTEVRIPRPSLTPKPSNNRKLSLGPAKESSAEPSSPAGQSSLSGSLPRVGGVSTRRASFEHGRVAIVQQTELLPPSPEVVTAEVSSSRLSCEDFPLPQALHMVAGDRSPASEKLCCDASSLSEEEDYVTPISLSSKPLEAGCQGSVVPSRQWSEEALPRPPKSPEGSSPKVKPKLPEPPLYVPPQLVRHPVAPGWQRRELPVAATACPPKPARPSGMCLLTYSSLHNVAPIAAQPDRPSLAKRSTPPVPPSRAPPPRPLVPKPPRLLPSLPTTPADDTCSEPRQPTSPIPEYTEDEELGNMAADEELYADTEMDETPPSLPPARTPPAPPRPPDDELYQDTLEELYEEMPTDETASALPPPIKVLDILPRQDKRDSVCKAFGIMTSHRSPCASLRKQQASAVQSEDEEAIYEETF
- the LOC142559751 gene encoding uncharacterized protein LOC142559751 isoform X4 codes for the protein MLSRYVCGMRASSIDFATSNRCGYTFWDKTLVAQTLIFRLRASILRARSANAKKKRLIAPYCLPSEGRQAIGEDEQGGKALATPRSNVKTLRELFSDKDARCMPHVASLKKREGPTEVRIPRPSLTPKPSNNRKLSLGPAKESSAEPSSPAGQSSLSGSLPRVGGVSTRRASFEHGRVAIVQQTELLPPSPEVVTAEVSSSRLSCEDFPLPQALHMVAGDRSPASEKLCCDASSLSEEEDYVTPISLSSKPLEAGCQGSVVPSRQWSEEALPRPPKSPEGSSPKVKPKLPEPPLYVPPQLVRHPVAPGWQRRELPVAATACPPKPARPSGMCLLTYSSLHNVAPIAAQPDRPSLAKRSTPPVPPSRAPPPRPLVPKPPRLLPSLPTTPADDTCSEPRQPTSPIPEYTEDEELGNMAADEELYADTEMDETPPSLPPARTPPAPPRPPDDELYQDTLEELYEEMPTDETASALPPPIKVLDILPRQDKRDSVCKAFGLPSGWEQLRPLDVGRARASSSGGTKNLDLPLHCGEPVYVLRFENNPPGKWLVRNHKGEDYDIAQKPMRKLEEATSKCCAE
- the LOC142559751 gene encoding uncharacterized protein LOC142559751 isoform X1, coding for MLSRYVCGMRASSIDFATSNRCGYTFWDKTLVAQTLIFRLRASILRARSANAKKKRLIAPYCLPSEGRQAIGEDEQGGKALATPRSNVKTLRELFSDKDARCMPHVASLKKREGPTEVRIPRPSLTPKPSNNRKLSLGPAKESSAEPSSPAGQSSLSGSLPRVGGVSTRRASFEHGRVAIVQQTELLPPSPEVVTAEVSSSRLSCEDFPLPQALHMVAGDRSPASEKLCCDASSLSEEEDYVTPISLSSKPLEAGCQGSVVPSRQWSEEALPRPPKSPEGSSPKVKPKLPEPPLYVPPQLVRHPVAPGWQRRELPVAATACPPKPARPSGMCLLTYSSLHNVAPIAAQPDRPSLAKRSTPPVPPSRAPPPRPLVPKPPRLLPSLPTTPADDTCSEPRQPTSPIPEYTEDEELGNMAADEELYADTEMDETPPSLPPARTPPAPPRPPDDELYQDTLEELYEEMPTDETASALPPPIKVLDILPRQDKRDSVCKAFGLPSGWEQLRPLDVGRARASSSGGTKNLDLPLHCGEPVYVLRFENNPPGKWLVRNHKGEVGYADLTNIEVDAASIKFIMTSHRSPCASLRKQQASAVQSEDEEAIYEETF
- the LOC142559751 gene encoding uncharacterized protein LOC142559751 isoform X8, with translation MPHVASLKKREGPTEVRIPRPSLTPKPSNNRKLSLGPAKESSAEPSSPAGQSSLSGSLPRVGGVSTRRASFEHGRVAIVQQTELLPPSPEVVTAEVSSSRLSCEDFPLPQALHMVAGDRSPASEKLCCDASSLSEEEDYVTPISLSSKPLEAGCQGSVVPSRQWSEEALPRPPKSPEGSSPKVKPKLPEPPLYVPPQLVRHPVAPGWQRRELPVAATACPPKPARPSGMCLLTYSSLHNVAPIAAQPDRPSLAKRSTPPVPPSRAPPPRPLVPKPPRLLPSLPTTPADDTCSEPRQPTSPIPEYTEDEELGNMAADEELYADTEMDETPPSLPPARTPPAPPRPPDDELYQDTLEELYEEMPTDETASALPPPIKVLDILPRQDKRDSVCKAFGLPSGWEQLRPLDVGRARASSSGGTKNLDLPLHCGEPVYVLRFENNPPGKWLVRNHKGEVGYADLTNIEVDAASIKFIMTSHRSPCASLRKQQASAVQSEDEEAIYEETF
- the LOC142559751 gene encoding uncharacterized protein LOC142559751 isoform X7; this translates as MRDEQGGKALATPRSNVKTLRELFSDKDARCMPHVASLKKREGPTEVRIPRPSLTPKPSNNRKLSLGPAKESSAEPSSPAGQSSLSGSLPRVGGVSTRRASFEHGRVAIVQQTELLPPSPEVVTAEVSSSRLSCEDFPLPQALHMVAGDRSPASEKLCCDASSLSEEEDYVTPISLSSKPLEAGCQGSVVPSRQWSEEALPRPPKSPEGSSPKVKPKLPEPPLYVPPQLVRHPVAPGWQRRELPVAATACPPKPARPSGMCLLTYSSLHNVAPIAAQPDRPSLAKRSTPPVPPSRAPPPRPLVPKPPRLLPSLPTTPADDTCSEPRQPTSPIPEYTEDEELGNMAADEELYADTEMDETPPSLPPARTPPAPPRPPDDELYQDTLEELYEEMPTDETASALPPPIKVLDILPRQDKRDSVCKAFGLPSGWEQLRPLDVGRARASSSGGTKNLDLPLHCGEPVYVLRFENNPPGKWLVRNHKGEVGYADLTNIEVDAASIKFIMTSHRSPCASLRKQQASAVQSEDEEAIYEETF
- the LOC142559751 gene encoding uncharacterized protein LOC142559751 isoform X6; amino-acid sequence: MLSRYVCGMRASSIDFATSNRCGYTFWDKTLVAQTLIFRLRASILRARSANAKKKRLIAPYCLPSEGRQAIGEDEQGGKALATPRSNVKTLRELFSDKDARCMPHVASLKKREGPTEVRIPRPSLTPKPSNNRKLSLGPAKESSAEPSSPAGQSSLSGSLPRVGGVSTRRASFEHGRVAIVQQTELLPPSPEVVTAEVSSSRLSCEDFPLPQALHMVAGDRSPASEKLCCDASSLSEEEDYVTPISLSSKPLEAGCQGSVVPSRQWSEEALPRPPKSPEGSSPKVKPKLPEPPLYVPPQLVRHPVAPGWQRRELPVAATACPPKPARPSGMCLLTYSSLHNVAPIAAQPDRPSLAKRSTPPVPPSRAPPPRPLVPKPPRLLPSLPTTPADDTCSEPRQPTSPIPEYTEDEELGNMAADEELYADTEMDETPPSLPPARTPPAPPRPPDDELYQDTLEELYEEMPTDETASALPPPIKVLDILPRQDKRDSVCKAFGVWPF